Proteins from a single region of Antechinus flavipes isolate AdamAnt ecotype Samford, QLD, Australia chromosome 2, AdamAnt_v2, whole genome shotgun sequence:
- the PTGR2 gene encoding prostaglandin reductase 2 isoform X1: protein MMRVHRIILNSRPGKNGNPVAENFRMEEINLPDKLNEGQVKVRTLYLSVDPYMRCRMNEDTGTDYIKPWQLSEVVDGGGVGIIEESQYANLAKGDFVTSFYWPWQTKVILEGKILEKVDPQFVDGHLSYFLGAIGMPGLTSLIGIKEKGHITVGSNQTMVVSGAAGACGSLAGQIGHLEGCSRVVGICGTDEKCSILVSELGFDAAINYKKGNVADQLHELCPSGIDVYFDNVGGDISDTVICQMNQNSHIILCGQISQYNKDVPYPPPLLPEVESVLKTRNITRERFMVLNYKDKFESGILQLSQWFKEGKLKIRETVISGLENMGVAFQSMMTGGNIGKQIVHISE, encoded by the exons ggaaaaatgGCAACCCAGTGGCAGAGAATTTCCGTATGGAAGAGATTAATTTACCAGATAAATTAAATGAGGGACAAGTAAAAGTCAGaactctttatctctctgtggaTCCTTATATG cgTTGTAGAATGAATGAAGACACTGGTACTGACTATATAAAACCTTGGCAGCTGTCAGAAGTAGTTGATGGTGGAGGAGTTGGAATTATAGAAGAGAGTCAATATGCAAATTTGGCTAAAGGCGATTTTGTGACTTCTTTTTATTGGCCCTGGCAAACTAAGGTTATTTTAGAAGGAAAGATCCTTGAAAAG gtaGACCCACAATTTGTAGATGGACACCTTTCTTACTTTCTGGGTGCTATTGGTATGCCAGGATTGACTTCTTTAAttggaattaaagaaaaaggtCACATAACTGTTGGTTCCAACCAGACAATGGTTGTCAGTGGAGCTGCAGGTGCTTGTGGATCATTGGCTGGCCAG atTGGCCATTTGGAAGGCTGTTCCAGAGTGGTGGGAATTTGTGGAACAGATGAGAAGTGCTCCATCTTGGTCTCAGAACTGGGCTTTGATGCTGCAATTAATTATAAGAAAGGAAATGTGGCAGACCAACTCCATGAGCTGTGTCCATCTGGAATAGATGTTTACTTTGACAATGTTGGTGGTGACATCAGTGATACTGTTATATGCCAG ATGAATCAAAACAGCCATATTATCCTGTGTGGCCAGATTTCTCAGTATAACAAGGATGTCCCTTATCCTCCCCCATTGCTGCCAGAAGTAGAGTCAGTTCTGAAAACAAGAAACATCACCAg GGAAAGATTTATGGTATTGAATTATAAGGACAAATTTGAGTCTGGAATTCTACAACTGAGTCAGTGgtttaaagaaggaaaattaaag ATCAGAGAAACAGTCATCAGTGGCTTGGAAAACATGGGAG ttgcctTCCAATCTATGATGACAGGAGGCAATATTGGGaaacaaatagttcatatttctgAATAA
- the PTGR2 gene encoding prostaglandin reductase 2 isoform X2 has product MNEDTGTDYIKPWQLSEVVDGGGVGIIEESQYANLAKGDFVTSFYWPWQTKVILEGKILEKVDPQFVDGHLSYFLGAIGMPGLTSLIGIKEKGHITVGSNQTMVVSGAAGACGSLAGQIGHLEGCSRVVGICGTDEKCSILVSELGFDAAINYKKGNVADQLHELCPSGIDVYFDNVGGDISDTVICQMNQNSHIILCGQISQYNKDVPYPPPLLPEVESVLKTRNITRERFMVLNYKDKFESGILQLSQWFKEGKLKIRETVISGLENMGVAFQSMMTGGNIGKQIVHISE; this is encoded by the exons ATGAATGAAGACACTGGTACTGACTATATAAAACCTTGGCAGCTGTCAGAAGTAGTTGATGGTGGAGGAGTTGGAATTATAGAAGAGAGTCAATATGCAAATTTGGCTAAAGGCGATTTTGTGACTTCTTTTTATTGGCCCTGGCAAACTAAGGTTATTTTAGAAGGAAAGATCCTTGAAAAG gtaGACCCACAATTTGTAGATGGACACCTTTCTTACTTTCTGGGTGCTATTGGTATGCCAGGATTGACTTCTTTAAttggaattaaagaaaaaggtCACATAACTGTTGGTTCCAACCAGACAATGGTTGTCAGTGGAGCTGCAGGTGCTTGTGGATCATTGGCTGGCCAG atTGGCCATTTGGAAGGCTGTTCCAGAGTGGTGGGAATTTGTGGAACAGATGAGAAGTGCTCCATCTTGGTCTCAGAACTGGGCTTTGATGCTGCAATTAATTATAAGAAAGGAAATGTGGCAGACCAACTCCATGAGCTGTGTCCATCTGGAATAGATGTTTACTTTGACAATGTTGGTGGTGACATCAGTGATACTGTTATATGCCAG ATGAATCAAAACAGCCATATTATCCTGTGTGGCCAGATTTCTCAGTATAACAAGGATGTCCCTTATCCTCCCCCATTGCTGCCAGAAGTAGAGTCAGTTCTGAAAACAAGAAACATCACCAg GGAAAGATTTATGGTATTGAATTATAAGGACAAATTTGAGTCTGGAATTCTACAACTGAGTCAGTGgtttaaagaaggaaaattaaag ATCAGAGAAACAGTCATCAGTGGCTTGGAAAACATGGGAG ttgcctTCCAATCTATGATGACAGGAGGCAATATTGGGaaacaaatagttcatatttctgAATAA